The following is a genomic window from Acidisarcina sp..
GAACTTCTCTCCAAGATGGACGCCTACTGGCGCGCCTCAAATTACCTAACCGTTGGCCAGATTTATCTGAAAGACAATCCTCTGCTTGAAGAACCCCTCACAATTGACCACATTAAGCCGCGACTGCTGGGACATTGGGGAACGACGACCGGGCTGAATTTCATCTATGTGCATCTCAATCGCATCATCAATGAGCGCGATCTGGACATGATGTACATCATCGGACCTGGTCATGGCGGTCCGGGCCTGGTTGCGCAGACCTACCTCGAAGGCTCGTATACCGAGATCTACCCCAACATCGAGCAGAATCGCGATGGAATGAAGCGCCTCTTCCGGCAGTTCTCGTGGCCCTATGGAATCCCCAGCCACGTCGCTGCAGAGACACCTGGATCCATACACGAAGGCGGAGAGCTTGGCTATTCGCTCGTGCACGCGTATGGCGCGGTCCTCGATAACCCTAACCTGGTGGTCGCCTGTATCGTCGGCGATGGAGAAGCAGAGACCGGACCGCTCGCTACCTCGTGGCACTCAAACAAGTTTCTTAATCCGAAGACAGATGGCGCGGTTCTGCCAATCCTGCACCTTAACGGTTACAAAATAGCAAACCCAACCATTCTGGCGCGCATCCCGCATGCGGAGCTGGAAGAACTCTTCCGCGGATATGGCTACGAGCCTATCACCGTAGAAGGGGATGACCCGCCGGTTGTGCATCAGCAGATGGCGGCCGCACTGGACACCATCATGGATAAGATCGCCGCGATCCAGAAGAGCGCCCGTGAGGACAACAATCTGGAGCGGCCGCGCTGGCCTCTGCTCATCCTCAAGACGCCCAAGGGATGGACGGGCCCCAAGATGGTCGATGGCAAACAGGTAGAGGGCACCTGGCGCTCGCACCAGGTACCGTTCTCTGAAATGCATGATAAGCCCGAGCACATCCACATTCTCGAGCAGTGGATGAAGAGCTATAAGCCGGAGGAGCTTTTCGACGAGAATGGCAAGTTTCGCGCCGAGCTAGCCGATATCGCGCCCAAGGGCCGCCGGCGCATGGGTATGAATCCCAATGCCAACGGAGGACTTCTGCTGAAGCCGCTGCGGATGCCGGACTTCCGCGACTTTGCCATCGAGACTCCTGGGCCGGGCCAGGTGAATGCAGAGGCAACTCGCGTCCTGGGATATTTTCTGCGCGAAATAATGCGCAACAATCTGGAGACAAAAAATTTCCGCGTTGTGGGACCCGACGAGACGGCTTCCAACCGCATTGACGCCGTAATCGAGGTCACCGGGAAGCGATGGGTGGCCGAGACGCTGCCGGTGGATGAGAATCTATCCGTTGATGGACGCACCATGGAGATTCTGAGCGAGCACATGTGCCAGGGCTGGCTGGAAGGCTATCTGCTTACAGGCCGTCATGGCTTCTTCTCCTGCTACGAGGCGTTCATCCACATCGTCGATTCGATGGTGAACCAGCATGCAAAGTGGCTGAAAGTGACGCACTCGCTGCCGTGGCGCAAGCCGATTGCCTCACTCAATTATCTGCTGACCTCCCACGTCTGGCGTCAGGACCATAATGGCTTCTCGCATCAAGATCCAGGATTCATCGACCATCTGGCGCACAAGAAGGCCGGGGTGGTGCGCATCTACCTGCCGCCGGACGTGAATACCCTGCTCTCGGTCGCGGACCATTGCTTGAAGAGCCGCGATTACATCAACCTCATTGTTGCCGGCAAACAACCCGCGCCAGTCTACCTGACGATGGAAGAAGCCGAGCGGCATTGCACCGTGGGCCTGGGCATCTGGAAGTGGGCAAGCACGGACGATGGCAAGGACCCCGATGTGGTCATGGCATGCTGCGGAGACGTTCCAACGCTCGAAACACTGGCGGCGGTTGAACTGCTGCGTGAGCAGGTACCGGACATCCGTATACGCGTCGTGAACGTAGTAGACCTGATGACCCTGCAGCCAGCCGAGGAGCATCCACACGGGCTTGCCGATGGCGACTTCGACGAAATCTTCACCGCAGACAAGCCGGTAATCTTTGCCCATCACGGCTATCCCATGCTTATCCATCAATTCACCTATCGGCGACGCAATCACGGCAACATCCATGTCCGTGGCTATAAGGAAGAAGGCACCACAACCACGCCTTTCGATATGTGCGTTCTCAACAATATCGATCGCTTCCAGCTCACGCTCGATGCGATACACCGCATACCTCGGTTCAAAGACAAGGTCGATCAGGCCAATCAGGCTTACTCGGAAGCAATACAGCGTCACAAACTTTATGTTTCTGCATTCGGAGAAGACCTGCCGGAAGTAAGAAATTGGAAGTGGAAAATCAGTAGAGGAACGGATGCAAAATAAACCAATACTTGTAATCAACAGTGGATCATCTTCAATCAAATTTTCGCTTTTTCATGCGTCGGAGCACGATAGAACTAAGCTCTTTGAAGGCGCGGTAGACGGCATCGGCACTGACCGGGGCTCATTCTGGATCAAGGACGCTTCTGGCAAGAAGCTTCGTGACGAGACCCCGGCGCTGCCTACCCGGAATGTCGCCTTTAAACTCGTTACCGATACTCTTCGCAATCCCCAATTCCCCTATCCCGCCGCCATCGGCCATCGTATGGTCGCTGGCGGCCCGAACCTGACCAGGCATCAGCGCATCACGCCGGAGGTTCTCGACGAGATGGAGCGCAACGTGTCCTTCGCACCGTTGCACACTCCGATCGCTGCCTACATCATGCGAGAAGCGCGGGTTCTCTTCCCAGACGTGCCGAACTTCGTCTGCTTCGACACTGCCTTTCACACCACAATCCCCGAAGTTGCACAACGCTTCGCCATCCCCGAGAAATACTGGAAGCAGGGTGTTCGCCGCTATGGGGCCCACGGCATTTCGTATGAATCGATCGTCTACCAGCTTGAGCAGCAGAAGGCCCTGCCTGAGCGCCTGATCGTTGCCCACCTGGGCAATGGAGCCAGCATCACGGCCATCAGGAAAGGCAAGTCCCTGGATACCAGCATGGGACTGACGCCGACCGGCGGTCTCATCTCCGGCACTCGCACCGGTGATATTGATCCTGGCGTATTGCTCTACATACTGCGGGATATCAACGGCAGCGCGGATGAGTTGGAGACCATTGCGGCGAAGAAGTCCGGCCTGCTGGGGGTCTCGCAAATCTCAAATGACATGCGCGAGCTGCGCGACGCCATTGCTGCGGGGAACCAGAATGCAGCCATGGCGGTAGCTTTGTTCGCCTACTCTGTGAAGAAGTTCATCAGCAGCTATATCGGTGTCCTTGGCGGCCTCGACATGCTGGTGTTCACGGGAGGCATTGGCGAAAACGACATCGCTGCGCGTGCTGAGATCTGCGCCGGACTCGAGCACCTCGGAATCACCCTGGATGCGAAGCGCAACAATGTTCGCGGCGAGGCTGTCATTTCGAGTGAAACCTCCCCGGTGCTCGTGCGGGTCATTCCACCAGCCGAAGACCTGCTGATCGTCAACCACGTCTATAGGATGATGCAGGAAAAATAAGCCGATAAAGGCGTAAAGAGACAGCGGCGTGATGCAAATCATGCCGCTGTCTTGCTTTGCTATGGCGGCGTCAACTTCCAGCCTGGGCATAAAATACTACCTGTCAGGTTCTCTTTCGTTGTCAGACGCTTTCCCTGATGTAATAATCCGCTGTTTACCGCAGGAGCACTGGATGAACGCGCACGCCGTCGAAGTACCTGTCCCCGCTCAGAACCCCGCAAGCGGCAAACTTGCGAGCTTCGCCTGGGGGATCCTGGGCTATAACATCGCCGTCATTCTATGGGGAGGACTGGTACGTGCCACCGGCTCCGGCGCCGGCTGCGGAGAGCACTGGCCGCTCTGCAATGGCACGGTGGTGCAGCACTCACCCAGCGTCCAGACCATGATCGAAATGACGCATCGCATGACCAGCGGCATCACTTTGCTGGCTACGATCGCGCTCGTCGTCTGGACCTTCCGCGGAACAGTGCGCAGGCACATCGCGCGCATCACAGTCGTTGCTGCCGCGATCCTCATGCTGAATGAAGCATTTCTGGGTGCCCTGATTGTGGTCCTGGGCAAAGTTGCCCGCGACCAGTCCCCTTCTCGCGGAGCCTACCTCTCCCTGCACCTGGCAAATACCTTGCTGCTGGTTGCGGCTCTCACGCTGACGGCACACTTTCTTTCCCGCCGTGCCGGCTTCCTGCGCGGCGACGTAAGATACCGCTCCATCGCACTGGCTGCGCTCGGACTGGTGGCCACGCTCTTTGTCGGGGTCAGCGGTTCGCTGGCCGCGCTGGGTGATTCCCTGTTTCCCTCGACGTCGCTCCAGACCGCCCTGCGCCAGGACTTTGCCACGACCGGAACACTGTTATTGCGACTGCGCTGGCTGCATCCGGTGCTCGGCTTTACCGCTGGATTTTTCATTTGCTGGCTCGTCTACCGCAGCGTGTTTCAGCGTAGCTATTGGGACAATAAAAAGCTGGCGCTGAGCGTGATCGGATTGCTGCTGCTGCAATACGCTCTTGGCGTGGCAGATGTCATGTTGCTGGCGCCTGTGTGGATGCAAATCGTGCATCTTCTTGGTGCGGATCTCTTGTGGATCACGCTGGTAGTGCTTGCCGCCCGACTCTGCGTACAGCCGGCAACCGTTATCAAGGCCCACGCTTGACTTCATCCATTGTCGTCCGGCCGCCACACTTGTCATCCTGAGCGAAGGATCGGCTCCTACATAACCATTGTCATCCTGAGCGAAGCGAAGGATCGGCAGACTCAGTCAAAGATCACGGTCTTGTTGCCATAGCACAAGATGCGGCGCTCCAGATGCCAGCGCACCGCCCGCGATAACACCACGCGCTCCAGATCGCGTCCCTTGCCAACCAGATCTTCCAACCGGTCGCGATGGGAGATTCGCATGACGTCCTGCTCGATGATTGGTCCCTCGTCCAGCACCTCTGTCACGTAGTGGCTGGTGGCACCGATAAGCTTTACTCCGCGCTGGAAGGCTGCATGGTACGGTTTCGCTCCCACAAAAGCGGGCAAAAAGGAGTGGTGCACGTTGATGATCTTTCTGGGATATCTGGCGACAAACTCCTGCGAAAGAACTTGCATGTATCGCGCAAGCACGACCAGTTCTATGCCGTTCTCCGCCAATAGATCCAGCTGCTTCCGCTCGGCAGCTAACTTGTTGCCGGAAAGAACCGGAATGAAATGGAACGGTATGTTGTGGAAACTCGCCAGGTCGCGCGCATCTTCGTGATTGCTGATGATGAGAGCGATCCTGCAGGGAAACTCGCCAATCTGGTGGCGATAGAGCAGGTCTACCAGGCAATGCTGATAATGCGAGACAAAAATTGCGACTGCGGGACGGCATTGTCCAAAAGTCACCTGCCACTTAAAGCCATACTCCTCCGCAACCGGAGTAAACGCCGCGGCAAATCCCCGCTCGTCGAGATCGAACTCAGCGAGGGACCACTCAATCCGCATGAAGAACAGGCCCAGATCCGCGTCCTGGTGCTGATCGGCATGCAGGATGTTTCCTCCATGCTCCAGCAGAAACTGCGCAATGCCGAAGACCAACCCCTTTCGGTCGGCGCAATAGAGCAACAGGATGGCACTAGAATCCATGACGACTCCCATGACAAAAGATCTCTACAGATGGAGACAATGTTTCAGAGATAAAGGGCGAGCCGCTGAGAGTCGCCCTTGTTCAGAATGATGGCCCTCTAGCGGATCAGTACCCCGGTGGCCGAATATACCGAATCATCTACCGGCGCTTCGATTCGCGGCAGGCTAGGAGTGGGCGTCAGCAACTCCCAAGCCCCACCTTGCAGCAGCAACGTATCTTCTACCTTGCCACCGCGAATGCTCGGGTTCCAGGCAAATGCCTGGGCATCGACGACGGTGTCCGATCCTGCGGGGGTTGCTACCCATTCGCGCTCCAGGTATCCGGTGGGGCCACCCTGGTGGTGACGCTCCTCTTCACCCGCAAAACCGACCTCCTGATAAGCCTTTTGCGCCACGGCAAACAGATCGGCGCCAGTCGCGCCAACCCGCGTGGCATCCAGCAATGCAGCATTCACCTTTGACGCAGCTACAAAGCGAACGGCCAGTTCCGATGGCAGAGGACCAAAGTGAACGAAGCGCGTCATCGAGACAGAGAGGCCCCACTTCCGGCTGCAGAGGTTCAGCATGCCGAACTCCTCAAGAACCGCCCCGCGAGCCACGGCGTGTTTGTACCGCAGCACACGATCATCGGCAGCCATCAAGAGTACCGACGGCAGAATCCCGCGGCGCAGCAACGCATGGCCAATGCGGCCCTCCATCTCATACTCGGTAATGCCTGGCTCAAGCGACTCCAGCACCTCAACGGTTGCGTCGGCAGTCTGCCGGCCAAGCCATCGATAACGCGCGATCTCCGGCTCAGTCAGGCTGGCGCGAAGAGGATAGAAATTGACTGGCGTAAAGTCCGCCGTAGGATAATCGCAGCCCAGGGGGCCGCCAGCAAGCTTGCGCGCCTGGGACAACAGTTTGTCCTCGTACCAGGGATAGGTGACGGCCTCGAAGTCGAGGTCCTCGAACTCCTCCTCCGCCTGCCGCCGTGATTCATTCTCAGTGGTCAGATAGAAGCGGCGGCCCTGTGCGGTGATGAGCAGCGCGCCCACTGCGGTCTCCTGCGGGATGCAGACGCGCATCTCCACCGCTCCGCCTGTAGCCCACGCGATGTTTTCACTTCGGCGAATCAACACCGCGGCAAGCCCCTGGGCTCGCAGGAAAGCACTTAATCTGGCGTGTTTGCCTTCAATTTCCGCATTCCAAGCTGACTCCGCGACCAGCGTCTCGCCGCCAATAATCAATTCTCTGCTGATGATCTTCGTCATCCCTCTCCTATTTCGTCCTGGCCGCTACGGATCCTGACCAGGCTCAGTTGATCCTTGTTCTGGCCTCGGCGGCTATAAGGCGCAGCTCCGGCAGCACATCTCCAAGACTACAGGACTCTGACGAACGTGTTCCCAGGGCAAAGTAAGCTTTGCGGTAGAGGCGATACAGACGTTGATAGACCAGGACCGCAGCCGGATCCGGCTCAAAGGTCGTGTGCGAGAGGCACATCGCCTGCTGCGCCTCTTCGATGGTGCTGAATGCATCTGCCGCGCACATGGCGATGATGCCCGATCCAAGGCTGGTTGGCAAACCCGACGGCACCAGCACCGGCTTCCCCAGTACATTGGCATATACCTGGTTCAGAACGCGATTGTGCTGCGGTATTCCGCCTGCGTTGATCACCCGGTCGACAGGAACTCCATGCTCCGCCATTCGCTCCAGAATAATGCGCGTGTGAAAGGCGGTTCCCTCGATGGCGGCAAACAATTCGTCCTGTGCAGTCGAGAGCAGATTCCAGCCGAAAGTCACGCCGCCAAGCTCCGGGTTCACCAGCACGGTGCGGTCGCCATTGTCCCAGGTAAGCCTCAGGAGGCCCGTCTGCCCGGGCTCATAGGATTCGAGGCCCTTCGACAGCTCCGCTACTTTGACGCCCGCCCGCCGGGCAATGGCTTCAAAAATATCTCCTGTAGCCGAGAGGCCCGCCTCAATACCGGTATATTTCGGGTGCACACTGCCGGGAACGACGCCGCAGACACCAGGAACCAGTTGCGGGGCCTTCGCCATGGCAATGATGCAAGTAGAGGTGCCGACGACGTTGACCACATCTCCCTCGCGGCAGCCCGCGCCCAGGGCGTCCCAGTGAGCATCGAAGGCTCCAACGGGAACGGGTATTGCGGAGCGCAGGCCGAGTTCGCCGGCCCAGTACTGGCTAAGATGCCCGGCAAGGAAATCAGAGGTGTGATACTCGCCAGCAAGCTTGTCAACCACGCCGTCGAGTAGAGGATCGACACCGCTGAAAAAAGCCTGCGGCGGGAATCCGCCCCAACGCGGGTTCCATAACCATTTGTGGCCCATGGCGCAGACGCTGCGCATGACTTTTGCAGGCTCGGTGATGCCGCAGAGCGTGGCCGCGACCATATCGCAATGCTCCAGCGCCGTGCCGAGCTGCTCGCGCTTTTCAGGATTGTGCCGCAGCCAATGCAGCAGCTTGGCGAATCCCCACTCATGCGAATAGACGCCGCCGCACCAGTCAATCGCCTCAAGATGCTCCCGATGCGCCGCCTCGGTTATCTCCTGAGCTTCCTTCTTCGCGCGATGATCGCACCATAGATAGTAATCATCGAGTGGCTGAAGCCGGGCATCGACGGGGATAACGCTCGATCCCGTCGTATCCAGCGCAATGGCCTCCACCTGGTCTCCCTGGATGCCGGCGTTTGCAACCGCCTCGCGCGTGGCCTGGGTCAAGGCCCGCATGTGATCTGCATGAGACTGGGTCGCATAGTCCGGATCGTCTCGCCGGCGATGCAGCGGATACTCCACCGTTGCCGCACCCAGCCTGCCTCGTTTGCTGTCCAGGATCGATACGCGAACACTCAGAGTTCCAAAGTCAACACCCGCTACGATCGCCATCTCCAGCCCTTCTCCTCAAAAAACTGCATGTCCCCTGATCGGGGGCTAATGGATGGGGGCACGGTCTCTCCCGTGCCCCCATCCATAGCTTGTCGGCTGCTGCCAGGAAATTAGTCGTTGAATTCAGGATGGAAGTGGCTCTCCCACCCAAGGTAACGGACCGCTGCCTCATGCACCGCGGATGCGGTCTCCGAGAAGTTCGCCGCAACGTGATGCTCGAAGCCCTCACGGCAGATGTAGCGCAGGAGCTTTTGCATCTGCGGAATCTCCACCACGCCCGCACCGCCAAAGGTGGCCAATGGATCGTCGGTAAACCGGCCGTTGCCAGTGTAGCCACGAATTACGCCGCGACGATCGTCGGTAGAGTAGCGTGCGAAGCTCATCGCTCCAGCCTTCACGGTGCCGACGCAGGTTCCAAAGGTATTTTCCTTGCCGACCGTGCCCGCGATGATGGCCTGGTAGTCCATCTTCACCACATCCTTAAAGAAGTGCTTGGGCAGGTTGGAGCAATGGAAACAGACCGCCTTATCCGGGTTATCGCCATAGTTGTTGTTCCAATCCAGCAACGCCGAAGGAGTACCGGAGGCCAGCGCCAGCATATACATACTGAGTGTTCCTGGGACATCCACTTCACAGGCACTCGGGATAAGCTCGTTCGACATCATGCTCATGATGGTGCACGGCACAACGCCAAAGAACTCTTCCATCGACGTCCAGCACTGCACCGCGCTGATGGTGACGTTGGTCTTCTTCATCCACCTATCGATCACCGCGCCAAGCTTGGCCATCTTCAGCAACGCATCTTCCGGAATGCCGCTCGTTGTGACATAGGACTTGATCGCAGCCAGCTTAGCCTGTGCCGCATCGTCGTTATCCTGCATGCGGTTGATACCGCCAAATACCTCGGAGAGGTCCAGCGGTTCAACCGAGATACCGCTCGACTCAAGAATCCGCTCACTGTAGCGAACCGTGTTGAATGCAGCCGGACGCGCGCCAATGGAGCCAATACGCAGGTTCTTGAGGCCACTGACGACCCGGCAGACCGAAGCAAACCACTTCAGATCCTTCTGAAAAAGCTCCGATGCCGGATCTTCCGTATGCAGAGTGGTCAGCGAATAAGGGATCTTGTACTGCATCATGTTATTGCAGGCCGACATTTTGCCGCAGAAGCTATCGCGGCGAAAAGCGATCGTCATCTTCTCGGTTTTGTCGGGGGTAGCCTGCACCAGTACAGGAACGTTAAGGCCAGCGAGACGAATTGCATCGACGATGCCGCGCTCTTCTCCAAAGTTCGGCAGCGTGACGATAATGCCTTCAATCTCATCGCGATGTTTCTTGAAGAGATCGGCGCATCGGCGCGACTCTTCATAGGTTTCTACCGCGCCATGCTCGCTGTCTTCCGGGCCAAGCACAATGGGCTTGATGCCGGCAAGTTGCAGCGCAGCAATAATCTCGTCGCGGCCAGTTTTAGCTAGATGACTCGGAAAAAATCCGCGATTTCCTACAATAACTCCCATCGACATTGGCTTTGGTGTCGCCATTTGTATTCTCCTAAGAAAACTGTTTATTTATGGCCCGGCTTGAACCTGAGGTCATAGAACAGGCCGAGCCCAAGCAGGACTGCTCCCCACCATATCGGCGCGTGATATTGCGCCAGTTGAACATTTGCATAGTGTCCGGTGACCCACTCAGACACGCCATAGCCCAAAATAAGCGCACCGTAAATAGTCAGCAGCACGCCAATGAAGAACCAGATTGAAAGACCGGAAGAATGCATCGTACGACTCCAATTCCTGATTCAGCGTTGGACTACCAGAAGATCAGGTTCAAGATAAAGAACACCACTATGACGACTGAAGCCCAGAACCAGTGATTCTTATAGAGCGGCACGGGACCCTCGGAGGGAATCGCCGTCTCTCCATAGACGAGTCCCGAGAGCTCCTCCAGCGACTTCGGCTTGGTAAACATGCTGACGACGAAGGTCACGGTTACGCAAACGACAAAGGACCACAAGGCACGATAGAGGTTTTCCGCCATGTCCTTCGCATCGGAGGAAAAGGCAACGATCGACAGCGCACTGTGATCGACCTTGACCCAGGTGTAGAGACCGATGGAGGTGACTGTGCCCGCAAGCAGGCCCCAGAAGCCCCCGGGGGCCGTGGCTCTCTTCCAGAACATGCCGGCCAGAATCGTACCCAGCAAGGGCGCGATGAAGAAGCTGAAGAGCGCCTGCACATAATCCATAATGCCCTGCGCGTGCATCACGAGATAGGCGGTTCCAATGGAGACCAGCACCCCGAGGATTGTTGCCCAGCGGCCCACCATAACGTAATGCTTATCCGGTGCATTCTTTTTAAGGTGTGGCTGATAGATATCGTAGGTCCACACCGCCGAGAAGGCACTGACGTTCCCCGCCATCCCGGACATGAAGCCCGCAATCAAAGCGGTAATCCCCAACCCCAGCAGTCCAGGCCCGCAGTAGCGCACCATCAGCAGCGGAAGCACCTCGTTATAGCTGTGGGGATTCGCGGCGCTCAACGCGTTCTCACCAACCAGGTGCATCAGGCTGCCATCCGGATTCTGCAGCAGAACCAGCCCCAGCAGGCCAGGAAGAATCACGATGAACGGAACCGCCATCTTGAAGACTGAAGCTATGATTGGCGCCATCTGCGCCGAGCGCAGGCTATTTGCAGCCAATACCCTCTGCACCACCAGAAAATCGGTCGTCCAGTATCCGAACGAGATCACAAAGCCGAGACCGAAGACAATCCCCGTCCAGTGCACTCCCATGGGATTACTGGAAAAGTGAGCCAGGCCGCGCCACATGTGCGTATAGTCCTGATTCTGGTAGTTCATTAAAATCTTCGCCTGCAGGTTATGCCATCCGCCCGCCTGGATGAGCCCCAGAATCGGGACCAGCAACGCGCCAGCCCAGATCAACACAAATTGCAGCACTTCATTGAAGATCGCGGAGCGCAACCCGCCCAGCGTCACGTAAACCGCTACGGCGATTGACGATACAAAGATGCTGAAGGTTATATTCCAGCCGAGCACAACCTTCATCACCACGGCCATGGCAAACATATTCACGCCGCTCATCAGGATCGTCATGAAGGCGAAAGAAACCGCCGCCAGCACACGGCTGGACTCACCAAAACGAAGCTTCAGATATCCCGGCACCGAGTGCGTCTTCGATACGTAGTAGAACGGCATCATGACCAGGCCGAGAAACAGCATGGCGGGAATGGCGCCAATCCAATACCAGTGCGCGGCCAAGATGCCGTATTGATAGGCTGATCCGGCCCAGCCCATCAATTCGAGAGATCCCAGATTCGCCGAGACGAAGCTCAAACCCGCGATCCACGCGGTCATCTCGCGACCGGCCATAAAGAATTCTTCGCTCGTGTTGGCTTGCTGCTTCAGATGAAAGCCAATAAAGAGCACCATCGCGAAGTAAACCGCGATCACGATCACATCCAGCGCCGTAAGATGCGCCAAAGATTTGCCAGGCTGGAAAAACATCGCCAGGGAGGAGACGCTAAGGCCAGCTGTTGTAGTCAGGAGTGGAACCATTCTGTCGAAGCCCTCATTCCCGTCGCTCTCCGCGAAGGGCATTCCGTCGATCTATCCTCTTCATGCAACGCTGCAGAAGTTGGTGCGTATCAATGCTTCTCTTCAGGAGTGCGCTGTCCGTAGGTAGCATTCGCACCGTGCTTGCGCTCATAGTGACGGCGCAATAATGCGGGCGAAACCGGCCCAAGTTCTGGCCGGAGCAGGTTCGCGCGGAATGCCAGCTTTGCCAGATACTCCAGGATGACCGCGGTATGGGCAGCGGCTTCCGGAGACTTGCCCCATGTAAAGGGTGCGTGTCCCGCCACGAG
Proteins encoded in this region:
- a CDS encoding COX15/CtaA family protein — translated: MNAHAVEVPVPAQNPASGKLASFAWGILGYNIAVILWGGLVRATGSGAGCGEHWPLCNGTVVQHSPSVQTMIEMTHRMTSGITLLATIALVVWTFRGTVRRHIARITVVAAAILMLNEAFLGALIVVLGKVARDQSPSRGAYLSLHLANTLLLVAALTLTAHFLSRRAGFLRGDVRYRSIALAALGLVATLFVGVSGSLAALGDSLFPSTSLQTALRQDFATTGTLLLRLRWLHPVLGFTAGFFICWLVYRSVFQRSYWDNKKLALSVIGLLLLQYALGVADVMLLAPVWMQIVHLLGADLLWITLVVLAARLCVQPATVIKAHA
- a CDS encoding L-fucose/L-arabinose isomerase family protein, translated to MATPKPMSMGVIVGNRGFFPSHLAKTGRDEIIAALQLAGIKPIVLGPEDSEHGAVETYEESRRCADLFKKHRDEIEGIIVTLPNFGEERGIVDAIRLAGLNVPVLVQATPDKTEKMTIAFRRDSFCGKMSACNNMMQYKIPYSLTTLHTEDPASELFQKDLKWFASVCRVVSGLKNLRIGSIGARPAAFNTVRYSERILESSGISVEPLDLSEVFGGINRMQDNDDAAQAKLAAIKSYVTTSGIPEDALLKMAKLGAVIDRWMKKTNVTISAVQCWTSMEEFFGVVPCTIMSMMSNELIPSACEVDVPGTLSMYMLALASGTPSALLDWNNNYGDNPDKAVCFHCSNLPKHFFKDVVKMDYQAIIAGTVGKENTFGTCVGTVKAGAMSFARYSTDDRRGVIRGYTGNGRFTDDPLATFGGAGVVEIPQMQKLLRYICREGFEHHVAANFSETASAVHEAAVRYLGWESHFHPEFND
- a CDS encoding aminopeptidase P family N-terminal domain-containing protein → MTKIISRELIIGGETLVAESAWNAEIEGKHARLSAFLRAQGLAAVLIRRSENIAWATGGAVEMRVCIPQETAVGALLITAQGRRFYLTTENESRRQAEEEFEDLDFEAVTYPWYEDKLLSQARKLAGGPLGCDYPTADFTPVNFYPLRASLTEPEIARYRWLGRQTADATVEVLESLEPGITEYEMEGRIGHALLRRGILPSVLLMAADDRVLRYKHAVARGAVLEEFGMLNLCSRKWGLSVSMTRFVHFGPLPSELAVRFVAASKVNAALLDATRVGATGADLFAVAQKAYQEVGFAGEEERHHQGGPTGYLEREWVATPAGSDTVVDAQAFAWNPSIRGGKVEDTLLLQGGAWELLTPTPSLPRIEAPVDDSVYSATGVLIR
- the purU gene encoding formyltetrahydrofolate deformylase, with the protein product MDSSAILLLYCADRKGLVFGIAQFLLEHGGNILHADQHQDADLGLFFMRIEWSLAEFDLDERGFAAAFTPVAEEYGFKWQVTFGQCRPAVAIFVSHYQHCLVDLLYRHQIGEFPCRIALIISNHEDARDLASFHNIPFHFIPVLSGNKLAAERKQLDLLAENGIELVVLARYMQVLSQEFVARYPRKIINVHHSFLPAFVGAKPYHAAFQRGVKLIGATSHYVTEVLDEGPIIEQDVMRISHRDRLEDLVGKGRDLERVVLSRAVRWHLERRILCYGNKTVIFD
- a CDS encoding acetate/propionate family kinase; the encoded protein is MQNKPILVINSGSSSIKFSLFHASEHDRTKLFEGAVDGIGTDRGSFWIKDASGKKLRDETPALPTRNVAFKLVTDTLRNPQFPYPAAIGHRMVAGGPNLTRHQRITPEVLDEMERNVSFAPLHTPIAAYIMREARVLFPDVPNFVCFDTAFHTTIPEVAQRFAIPEKYWKQGVRRYGAHGISYESIVYQLEQQKALPERLIVAHLGNGASITAIRKGKSLDTSMGLTPTGGLISGTRTGDIDPGVLLYILRDINGSADELETIAAKKSGLLGVSQISNDMRELRDAIAAGNQNAAMAVALFAYSVKKFISSYIGVLGGLDMLVFTGGIGENDIAARAEICAGLEHLGITLDAKRNNVRGEAVISSETSPVLVRVIPPAEDLLIVNHVYRMMQEK
- a CDS encoding ribulokinase codes for the protein MAIVAGVDFGTLSVRVSILDSKRGRLGAATVEYPLHRRRDDPDYATQSHADHMRALTQATREAVANAGIQGDQVEAIALDTTGSSVIPVDARLQPLDDYYLWCDHRAKKEAQEITEAAHREHLEAIDWCGGVYSHEWGFAKLLHWLRHNPEKREQLGTALEHCDMVAATLCGITEPAKVMRSVCAMGHKWLWNPRWGGFPPQAFFSGVDPLLDGVVDKLAGEYHTSDFLAGHLSQYWAGELGLRSAIPVPVGAFDAHWDALGAGCREGDVVNVVGTSTCIIAMAKAPQLVPGVCGVVPGSVHPKYTGIEAGLSATGDIFEAIARRAGVKVAELSKGLESYEPGQTGLLRLTWDNGDRTVLVNPELGGVTFGWNLLSTAQDELFAAIEGTAFHTRIILERMAEHGVPVDRVINAGGIPQHNRVLNQVYANVLGKPVLVPSGLPTSLGSGIIAMCAADAFSTIEEAQQAMCLSHTTFEPDPAAVLVYQRLYRLYRKAYFALGTRSSESCSLGDVLPELRLIAAEARTRIN
- a CDS encoding phosphoketolase family protein, encoding MNGPLSQELLSKMDAYWRASNYLTVGQIYLKDNPLLEEPLTIDHIKPRLLGHWGTTTGLNFIYVHLNRIINERDLDMMYIIGPGHGGPGLVAQTYLEGSYTEIYPNIEQNRDGMKRLFRQFSWPYGIPSHVAAETPGSIHEGGELGYSLVHAYGAVLDNPNLVVACIVGDGEAETGPLATSWHSNKFLNPKTDGAVLPILHLNGYKIANPTILARIPHAELEELFRGYGYEPITVEGDDPPVVHQQMAAALDTIMDKIAAIQKSAREDNNLERPRWPLLILKTPKGWTGPKMVDGKQVEGTWRSHQVPFSEMHDKPEHIHILEQWMKSYKPEELFDENGKFRAELADIAPKGRRRMGMNPNANGGLLLKPLRMPDFRDFAIETPGPGQVNAEATRVLGYFLREIMRNNLETKNFRVVGPDETASNRIDAVIEVTGKRWVAETLPVDENLSVDGRTMEILSEHMCQGWLEGYLLTGRHGFFSCYEAFIHIVDSMVNQHAKWLKVTHSLPWRKPIASLNYLLTSHVWRQDHNGFSHQDPGFIDHLAHKKAGVVRIYLPPDVNTLLSVADHCLKSRDYINLIVAGKQPAPVYLTMEEAERHCTVGLGIWKWASTDDGKDPDVVMACCGDVPTLETLAAVELLREQVPDIRIRVVNVVDLMTLQPAEEHPHGLADGDFDEIFTADKPVIFAHHGYPMLIHQFTYRRRNHGNIHVRGYKEEGTTTTPFDMCVLNNIDRFQLTLDAIHRIPRFKDKVDQANQAYSEAIQRHKLYVSAFGEDLPEVRNWKWKISRGTDAK